A DNA window from Selenomonas sp. oral taxon 126 contains the following coding sequences:
- a CDS encoding endonuclease/exonuclease/phosphatase family protein, producing MSYRIGSFNLKNLGQTAMGKEHPRDLAKIAEIIRKEDFDVVALQEVLSDGKALSWEQDSLKRSILYELGTKEWGFAWAHAESENDPRSEGYAFLWKNKRLGLPTAKLDDGTERTFHPRICRLKRDLMKRKPYYARFTTIEKGGPYFEIRLLCVHTHFTDKNQRRRELDNLLKEVYPQIEDRVYYGGVPSYTVILGDYNAELRRPFNTSGFYVADIETADRWGGKRIKTVQYEKTTLKRKFNNESKDVDDSIYEGRGYANNYDHFSYDVDRFSGVRIYVRRIDAVRKYCGDDFETYFKTVSDHVPIVMTMNLK from the coding sequence GTGAGCTATCGTATCGGTTCGTTTAACCTGAAAAATCTTGGACAGACGGCGATGGGGAAAGAGCATCCAAGAGATTTAGCCAAGATCGCCGAGATCATCCGAAAAGAGGATTTTGATGTTGTTGCATTGCAGGAAGTTTTAAGCGACGGAAAAGCACTTTCTTGGGAACAGGATAGTCTAAAACGGTCTATCCTATATGAACTGGGCACTAAAGAATGGGGATTTGCATGGGCGCATGCCGAATCGGAAAACGATCCCCGCTCAGAAGGGTATGCGTTTCTGTGGAAGAATAAGCGTCTTGGTTTACCAACAGCAAAATTGGACGACGGCACTGAACGGACATTTCATCCACGGATATGCCGTTTAAAGCGTGATCTAATGAAACGCAAGCCCTACTATGCACGATTCACTACTATCGAAAAGGGAGGGCCATACTTTGAGATACGACTGTTGTGCGTGCATACGCATTTCACGGACAAAAATCAGCGACGGCGAGAACTGGATAACCTCTTGAAGGAAGTATATCCACAGATCGAAGATCGCGTCTACTATGGGGGAGTACCTTCATATACAGTCATCTTGGGCGATTACAATGCTGAGCTTAGGAGACCTTTTAATACGTCAGGATTTTATGTAGCGGATATTGAGACTGCCGATCGGTGGGGCGGTAAAAGGATAAAGACTGTTCAGTATGAGAAGACTACACTGAAGAGAAAATTCAACAATGAGTCGAAGGATGTCGATGATTCTATTTATGAAGGTCGGGGATATGCGAATAATTATGATCATTTTTCCTATGACGTCGATAGGTTTTCGGGCGTTCGCATTTATGTAAGGAGAATTGATGCGGTTAGGAAATATTGCGGTGATGATTTTGAAACTTATTTCAAAACAGTGTCAGATCATGTTCCCATTGTTATGACAATGAACCTTAAATAA
- a CDS encoding helix-turn-helix transcriptional regulator, with protein sequence MEIDFKENKGFRLLQLYERLSRGEVVRKAELAQKFAVTDKTIQRDIEELRAYLAETRTDAGEASIVYDRVQGGYLLSHAASEWLTNEDVLAVCKILLESRAFCKEELDALLKKLLRQTAPQDRAQVRKLILSEQHYYVPLRHGKKLLSAIWELSQHMTAQHTIRISYCRQDGTERVHEVNPVAIMFSEYYFYLIAYLVDGRKEFPTIFRIDRIVRFEATGATFRVTHSGKFSDGEFRKRIQFMYAGELRRVTFDYSGASVEAVLDRLPTARVISEENGVYRITAEVYGSGIDMWLRSQGEMVKVVNV encoded by the coding sequence GTGGAGATTGATTTTAAGGAGAACAAGGGCTTTCGTCTGCTGCAGCTGTACGAGCGGCTGAGTCGGGGTGAGGTCGTCCGCAAGGCAGAGCTGGCGCAGAAATTTGCCGTGACGGACAAGACCATCCAGCGCGACATCGAGGAGCTGCGTGCCTATCTCGCGGAGACGCGTACCGATGCGGGTGAGGCATCTATTGTCTATGACCGTGTGCAGGGCGGCTATCTGCTCTCGCACGCGGCGAGTGAGTGGCTGACGAATGAGGATGTGCTCGCCGTCTGCAAGATCCTTCTTGAGAGCCGTGCCTTCTGCAAAGAGGAGCTCGATGCCCTCCTAAAGAAGTTGTTGCGGCAGACTGCGCCGCAGGATCGCGCACAGGTCAGGAAGCTGATCCTCAGTGAGCAGCATTACTATGTCCCGCTACGCCACGGGAAGAAACTGCTCTCCGCGATCTGGGAACTCTCGCAGCACATGACAGCACAGCATACTATACGCATCTCCTACTGCCGTCAGGACGGCACGGAGCGTGTGCACGAGGTGAACCCCGTCGCCATCATGTTCTCAGAGTACTACTTCTACCTCATCGCCTATCTGGTGGACGGGCGCAAGGAGTTCCCGACCATCTTCCGCATCGACCGCATTGTACGGTTCGAGGCGACGGGCGCGACCTTCCGTGTGACGCATAGCGGGAAATTCAGCGACGGCGAGTTTCGTAAACGCATCCAGTTCATGTATGCGGGCGAACTCCGCCGTGTCACCTTCGATTACAGCGGCGCATCGGTCGAGGCCGTCCTCGATCGCCTCCCTACGGCGAGGGTTATTTCGGAGGAGAATGGCGTGTATCGAATTACCGCCGAGGTATATGGGAGCGGCATTGATATGTGGCTCAGGAGTCAGGGGGAGATGGTGAAGGTGGTAAACGTGTAG
- a CDS encoding ADP-ribosylglycohydrolase family protein → MDVAYLGSVPEEITVFIETTDVTNTLRNAVSLGGDTDTIACIAGSIAEAFYGCSDALREVCESHLPNRMIAILRHFKGEVEERRNPRRI, encoded by the coding sequence ATGGATGTCGCCTATCTCGGCAGTGTTCCAGAGGAAATCACCGTCTTCATCGAGACTACGGACGTGACCAATACCCTTCGAAACGCTGTCTCACTCGGCGGCGATACCGATACCATTGCCTGCATCGCGGGTAGTATCGCCGAGGCATTCTACGGCTGCTCTGATGCACTGCGGGAGGTTTGTGAGAGCCACCTTCCCAATCGTATGATTGCTATCCTTCGTCACTTCAAAGGAGAGGTAGAGGAGAGGAGGAACCCTCGTAGGATATAG
- a CDS encoding molecular chaperone DnaJ, producing MSILKNLQSAFHAVHPPCARCPYRLGLVVFVQSPCPACRANGYRTFDALTNSRGAFPGIWRGGMFRDGADDGRIFRR from the coding sequence ATGAGCATTTTGAAGAATTTGCAGAGCGCGTTTCACGCGGTGCACCCGCCGTGTGCACGCTGTCCCTACCGTCTCGGTCTGGTCGTGTTCGTGCAGAGCCCGTGCCCCGCGTGCAGGGCGAACGGCTATCGCACGTTTGACGCATTGACCAACTCGCGGGGCGCTTTTCCCGGCATCTGGCGAGGCGGGATGTTCCGCGACGGGGCGGATGATGGGCGGATTTTCCGCAGGTAG
- a CDS encoding recombinase family protein has translation MAGFAEEESRSQSDNAKWSIRKKFERGEQWHTAAYGYRWDGKSFVICEEEANAIRVIYDNFLRDVPLRQTSRWLAEHGYACSMFFICYVLQNMVYVGDVLLQRYITENPRTHRIIENKGQLPRYYITDNHPAIIDTAVFEMAQREMERRTREGGRYSGVSIFSGKIRCGECGGYFGSKVWHSTDKYRRMIYRCNNKYNGQKCQTPHVTEKEIKEAFVTAFNRLVTEREEIVTNARLVRQTLCDTTALTEERAKLQQELTVLVEMTEKTVMQNACIAQNQEEYQRHYEGLVARYDAAKARLDEVTEAISAKEAQSERLAGFIKRLKVQTDPVAEFDSQLWSSMVECVTVGMDKDMTVVFRDGTEVSV, from the coding sequence TTGGCGGGCTTTGCGGAAGAGGAGAGCCGCAGCCAGTCCGACAATGCCAAGTGGTCGATCCGGAAGAAATTTGAGCGTGGAGAGCAATGGCACACGGCAGCCTACGGCTATCGTTGGGACGGAAAATCTTTCGTTATCTGCGAGGAAGAGGCAAATGCCATACGGGTGATCTACGACAATTTCCTGAGGGACGTACCCCTTCGGCAGACCTCCCGCTGGCTTGCGGAACACGGCTACGCCTGCTCCATGTTCTTTATCTGCTATGTTTTGCAGAACATGGTCTATGTCGGAGATGTTCTCCTGCAGCGCTATATTACGGAAAATCCTCGAACGCACAGAATCATCGAGAACAAGGGACAGCTGCCGCGCTACTACATCACAGACAATCATCCTGCCATCATCGACACTGCCGTGTTCGAGATGGCACAGCGGGAGATGGAGCGGCGTACCCGGGAAGGTGGGAGATACAGCGGCGTGAGCATTTTCTCGGGGAAAATTCGGTGCGGCGAATGCGGCGGCTACTTCGGCTCTAAAGTCTGGCATTCCACGGACAAGTACAGACGCATGATTTACCGCTGCAACAACAAGTACAACGGGCAGAAATGCCAAACCCCTCATGTGACGGAGAAGGAAATCAAGGAAGCCTTTGTCACGGCATTTAATCGGTTGGTGACGGAGCGGGAGGAGATTGTCACGAACGCGCGGCTCGTGCGGCAGACACTCTGCGACACAACAGCACTTACGGAGGAAAGAGCCAAGTTGCAGCAGGAACTTACGGTGCTGGTGGAAATGACGGAGAAAACTGTCATGCAGAACGCCTGTATTGCCCAGAATCAGGAAGAGTATCAGCGGCATTACGAGGGGCTTGTGGCACGGTACGATGCCGCCAAGGCACGGCTTGACGAGGTGACGGAAGCCATCTCCGCCAAGGAGGCACAGTCCGAGCGATTGGCGGGATTTATCAAGCGGCTCAAAGTACAGACCGATCCTGTGGCAGAGTTCGACAGCCAGCTTTGGTCGAGTATGGTGGAGTGCGTTACTGTGGGCATGGATAAGGATATGACGGTGGTGTTTCGGGATGGGACGGAGGTGAGTGTGTAA
- a CDS encoding recombinase family protein yields the protein MKITRIEPTVATLTPKKKLAAYARVSMESDRLNHSLSAQVSYYSNLIQNNPAWIYVGVYADSGISGGDIRRRTEFKRLVEDCDTGKIDIILCKSISRFARNTVDLLETVRHLKSLGIDVWFEKENIESLSADGELMLWNLGGLCGRGEPQPVRQCQVVDPEEI from the coding sequence ATGAAGATTACACGCATAGAGCCGACCGTGGCGACCCTTACGCCCAAAAAGAAACTGGCGGCCTACGCCCGTGTTTCAATGGAATCCGACCGACTGAATCATTCGCTCTCGGCACAGGTCAGCTACTACAGCAATCTCATTCAGAACAATCCCGCGTGGATTTATGTCGGGGTGTACGCCGACAGCGGCATCTCCGGCGGCGACATCCGGCGCAGGACGGAATTCAAGCGTCTGGTCGAGGATTGTGATACCGGGAAGATCGACATCATTCTGTGCAAGAGTATTTCAAGATTTGCCAGAAATACGGTAGACCTCTTGGAAACGGTGCGACATCTGAAATCCCTCGGCATTGACGTTTGGTTCGAGAAGGAGAACATCGAGTCGCTATCGGCGGACGGGGAACTCATGCTTTGGAATCTTGGCGGGCTTTGCGGAAGAGGAGAGCCGCAGCCAGTCCGACAATGCCAAGTGGTCGATCCGGAAGAAATTTGA
- a CDS encoding nucleoside transporter C-terminal domain-containing protein: protein MMFLGNTEALAVSKLQLMKMSKERVLTIGLMSMSCVTASLIAVYVKMMPAEYVVTAIPLNVINALLVSSLLHPVKVAPEEDTIATIHEGGGREPFFSYLAESIIGAGRLVLIICANVIAIVALLKCVDLLLGILHPSLSLELILGVILFPFAWLLGLAPAEAFQIAQYMGTKFITNEFVVMLQIQDVVRTWPAHMQAVMTVFITSFANLGTIGIILGCFKGLVDSERNTIVARNVSYMILSGLLVSLLSAAICGLFVW from the coding sequence ATGATGTTTCTCGGCAACACGGAGGCACTCGCTGTGTCGAAACTCCAGCTCATGAAGATGAGCAAGGAACGCGTGCTGACCATCGGTCTCATGTCGATGAGCTGCGTGACGGCGTCACTCATCGCCGTCTATGTCAAGATGATGCCGGCGGAATATGTCGTCACGGCAATCCCGCTGAATGTCATCAACGCGCTGCTCGTCTCCTCGCTCCTCCATCCCGTAAAGGTTGCGCCGGAGGAGGACACGATTGCAACGATCCACGAAGGAGGCGGGCGCGAGCCGTTCTTCTCCTACCTTGCAGAGTCGATCATCGGTGCAGGCCGCCTCGTGCTCATCATCTGCGCGAATGTCATCGCCATCGTTGCCCTGCTCAAGTGCGTCGACCTCCTCCTCGGCATTCTGCACCCATCGCTCTCGCTTGAGCTCATCCTCGGCGTCATACTGTTCCCATTCGCGTGGCTGCTTGGTCTTGCGCCGGCAGAGGCATTCCAGATCGCTCAGTACATGGGGACGAAGTTCATCACGAACGAGTTTGTCGTCATGCTGCAGATCCAGGATGTCGTCCGTACGTGGCCCGCGCATATGCAGGCCGTGATGACCGTGTTCATTACGTCATTCGCCAACCTCGGGACAATCGGCATCATCCTCGGCTGCTTTAAGGGGCTCGTTGACAGCGAACGCAACACGATCGTCGCACGCAATGTGTCCTACATGATACTCTCCGGGTTGCTGGTCTCCCTGCTGTCTGCCGCAATCTGTGGTTTGTTTGTCTGGTAG
- a CDS encoding Na+ dependent nucleoside transporter N-terminal domain-containing protein — translation MFFFVNLLGLVVFLGIGVLASRNRKEIQWRSVASLLALNLMLAWFLTSFEIGREMITAAAGGFTELINISYVGIAFVFPDWVNVPQMNFFAAALLPILFVVPLFDILTYFGILPFVIR, via the coding sequence ATGTTTTTCTTCGTCAACTTGCTCGGCCTTGTTGTATTCCTCGGAATCGGGGTGCTCGCATCGCGGAACCGCAAGGAGATCCAGTGGCGTTCGGTCGCCTCTCTTCTCGCGCTGAACCTCATGCTCGCGTGGTTTCTGACCTCGTTCGAGATCGGGCGTGAGATGATTACGGCTGCCGCAGGCGGATTCACGGAGCTGATCAACATCTCGTACGTCGGCATCGCGTTCGTGTTCCCTGACTGGGTCAACGTGCCGCAGATGAACTTCTTTGCTGCGGCATTGCTGCCGATTCTCTTCGTCGTGCCGCTCTTTGACATCCTCACGTATTTCGGCATTTTGCCGTTCGTCATTCGCTAG
- a CDS encoding pyrimidine-nucleoside phosphorylase yields the protein MRMYDLITKKKHGGALTAEELRYMVEGYVAGEIPDYQMSAMLMAIWFSGMTAQETTELTIAMADSGDRVDLSAIAGKKVDKHSTGGVGDKTTLICAPIVAACGGRVAKMSGRGLGHTGGTVDKLEAIPGYETAISREKFFSIVNECGVSVIGQSGNLAPADKKLYALRDVTATVDSIPLIASSIMSKKLAAGSDCILLDVKTGSGAFMKTLDDAIALAQTMVAIGEGAGRRTVALITDMDTPLGLGIGNSIEVAESMDVLRGKGPHDLTEVSLQLAENMLYLVGKGTIEECRRMAEQSIADGSAFETFCTMVRRQGGDDAVLRDASKFAQAAVHVQIHANADGYITAMDAEKIGEASVVLGAGRETKDSPIDFAAGLILHKKYGDAVKSDDVIATLYTDSTQRGDSAAQLYRAAITIGTEKPPVRPLVYARVEKDKVVRY from the coding sequence ATGCGCATGTATGACCTGATTACGAAGAAAAAGCACGGCGGCGCGCTCACTGCCGAGGAGCTGCGCTATATGGTCGAAGGCTATGTCGCGGGCGAGATTCCCGACTACCAGATGTCCGCCATGCTGATGGCAATCTGGTTCAGCGGCATGACGGCACAGGAGACGACGGAGCTGACGATTGCAATGGCGGACTCGGGCGACCGTGTCGACCTCTCGGCGATTGCCGGCAAAAAGGTGGACAAGCACTCCACCGGCGGTGTCGGCGACAAGACGACGCTCATCTGCGCTCCGATTGTCGCCGCCTGCGGTGGGCGCGTCGCAAAGATGAGCGGCCGCGGTCTCGGGCACACGGGCGGTACCGTGGACAAACTGGAGGCCATCCCCGGCTATGAGACGGCGATTTCGCGCGAGAAATTCTTCTCCATCGTGAACGAATGCGGCGTATCCGTCATCGGGCAGTCGGGCAACCTCGCGCCGGCGGACAAGAAACTCTACGCGCTGCGCGACGTGACGGCGACGGTGGACTCGATTCCGCTGATCGCGTCCTCGATCATGAGCAAGAAGCTCGCCGCCGGCTCGGATTGCATCCTGCTCGATGTCAAGACAGGCTCGGGCGCGTTTATGAAGACGCTCGACGATGCCATCGCGCTTGCACAGACGATGGTCGCCATCGGCGAGGGCGCAGGACGGCGCACCGTCGCGCTGATTACCGACATGGACACGCCGCTGGGGCTCGGCATTGGCAACAGCATCGAGGTTGCGGAGTCGATGGACGTGCTGCGCGGCAAGGGGCCGCATGACCTGACGGAGGTGTCGCTCCAACTCGCGGAGAACATGCTCTACCTCGTCGGCAAGGGCACGATTGAGGAGTGCCGCCGCATGGCGGAGCAGTCGATTGCCGACGGATCGGCGTTCGAGACCTTCTGTACGATGGTGCGACGGCAGGGCGGTGACGATGCCGTGCTGCGCGACGCGTCGAAGTTCGCGCAGGCGGCCGTACATGTGCAGATCCACGCGAACGCAGACGGCTACATCACGGCTATGGACGCGGAGAAAATCGGCGAGGCAAGCGTCGTGCTCGGTGCGGGACGCGAGACGAAGGACAGTCCGATTGATTTCGCCGCCGGTCTCATCCTGCACAAGAAGTATGGCGACGCAGTGAAGTCGGATGATGTCATCGCAACGCTCTACACGGACAGCACACAGCGCGGCGACAGCGCGGCGCAGCTCTACCGCGCGGCGATTACCATCGGCACAGAGAAGCCGCCCGTCCGTCCGCTCGTCTATGCCCGTGTGGAGAAAGACAAGGTCGTTCGGTACTAA
- a CDS encoding phosphopentomutase yields MAGIKRVFLIVLDSFGIGCAPDAADFGDGRCNTLASLTTSPELHAPNLTKLGLFNIDGIGCGTSADSPIGAFARLRELSRGKDTTIGHWEIAGIVSEQPMPTYPNGFPTEILEQLSAACDGKKILCNKPYSGTQVIHDYGREQEETGGLIVYTSADSVLQIAANEADVPVERLYDYCRAARKIMQGEHGVGRIIARPYVGSYPNYERTAHRHDFSLDPTGDTMMDALVRQGHEVIAVGKISDIFAGRGVTRSTGVNESNADGMEKTLRIQQEDFTGLCFVNLVDFDMTYGHRRDIAGYARATTEFDVQLGTFMEHMREDDVLMITADHGCDPDAPGTDHTREYVPLLVYGAQIRKGVNLGTYPTFAMIGATVADMFGAELTTKGESLLPRILAH; encoded by the coding sequence ATGGCTGGTATCAAACGCGTATTCCTCATCGTCCTCGACAGCTTTGGCATCGGGTGTGCACCGGACGCAGCCGACTTTGGCGACGGGCGCTGCAACACGCTCGCGTCGCTGACGACATCGCCGGAACTGCACGCGCCGAACCTCACGAAGCTCGGTCTCTTTAACATCGACGGCATCGGCTGTGGTACGTCCGCAGACAGCCCCATCGGTGCTTTTGCACGGCTGCGGGAACTCTCGCGCGGCAAGGACACGACGATCGGACACTGGGAAATCGCAGGCATCGTCTCCGAGCAGCCCATGCCGACGTATCCGAACGGATTCCCGACGGAGATCCTCGAGCAGCTCTCGGCGGCATGCGACGGGAAGAAAATCCTCTGCAACAAGCCCTACTCCGGCACACAGGTCATCCACGACTACGGACGCGAGCAGGAGGAGACGGGCGGACTCATCGTCTACACGTCGGCGGACAGTGTACTGCAGATCGCGGCGAACGAGGCCGATGTCCCCGTCGAACGGCTCTATGACTACTGCCGTGCGGCGCGCAAGATCATGCAGGGCGAGCACGGCGTCGGGCGCATCATTGCACGGCCGTACGTCGGCAGCTATCCGAACTACGAGCGCACAGCACATCGTCACGACTTCTCCCTCGACCCGACGGGCGATACGATGATGGACGCGCTCGTACGGCAGGGGCATGAGGTCATCGCCGTCGGCAAGATCAGCGACATCTTCGCGGGGCGCGGCGTCACGCGCAGCACGGGTGTCAACGAGAGCAACGCCGACGGTATGGAAAAGACACTTCGCATCCAGCAGGAGGACTTCACGGGGCTGTGCTTCGTCAACCTCGTCGATTTTGACATGACGTATGGGCACAGGCGCGACATTGCAGGCTATGCACGCGCGACAACGGAGTTCGACGTGCAGCTCGGCACATTCATGGAGCATATGCGCGAGGACGATGTGCTGATGATTACGGCCGACCACGGCTGCGATCCCGATGCCCCCGGCACGGATCACACGCGTGAGTACGTGCCGCTCCTCGTCTACGGCGCACAGATCCGCAAAGGGGTCAACCTCGGGACATACCCGACATTCGCCATGATCGGCGCGACCGTGGCGGATATGTTTGGTGCAGAACTGACGACGAAGGGCGAGAGCCTGCTGCCGCGCATTCTTGCGCACTGA
- the deoD gene encoding purine-nucleoside phosphorylase gives MPTPHIAAAKGEIAERILLPGDPLRAKYIAENFLEGAKEYTNVRNILGYTGTYKGHPISVQGTGMGMPSISIYVNELIREYGCKTLIRIGSCGACHKDIHIRDVLIAQATTTDSSMPRNIFGSAVNFAPVANFDLLRSAYQAAVDKGIAMRVGNVMSQDRFYDDELDIQKLASYGVLGLEMEAAALYLIAAKFGVRALALFTVSDHLVSDEPPSTAEERQTSFSEMIEIALEASIA, from the coding sequence ATGCCAACTCCACACATTGCAGCCGCAAAGGGCGAAATCGCCGAGCGCATTCTCCTGCCGGGTGACCCACTCCGCGCCAAGTACATCGCCGAGAACTTCCTCGAGGGTGCGAAAGAGTACACGAACGTTCGCAACATCCTCGGCTACACCGGCACGTATAAGGGGCATCCCATCTCCGTGCAGGGAACGGGCATGGGGATGCCGTCCATCTCCATCTACGTCAACGAGCTCATCCGCGAGTACGGCTGCAAGACGCTGATCCGCATCGGCAGCTGCGGTGCATGCCACAAGGACATCCACATCCGCGACGTCCTCATCGCGCAGGCGACGACGACCGACTCCTCCATGCCGCGCAACATCTTCGGCTCTGCGGTCAACTTTGCACCGGTTGCGAACTTTGATCTGCTGCGCTCTGCGTATCAGGCCGCCGTCGACAAAGGCATCGCCATGCGCGTCGGAAACGTGATGTCGCAGGATCGCTTCTACGATGACGAACTCGACATTCAAAAGCTCGCGAGCTACGGCGTTCTCGGTCTGGAGATGGAGGCAGCGGCACTCTACCTCATCGCGGCGAAGTTCGGCGTACGCGCCCTCGCACTCTTTACCGTCAGCGACCACCTCGTCAGCGACGAGCCGCCCTCCACGGCAGAGGAGCGTCAGACATCGTTCAGCGAGATGATCGAGATTGCACTGGAGGCGTCGATTGCCTAG
- a CDS encoding NCS2 family permease, protein MSSDSVQSKRVEVMAGLTSFFAISYIIIVNPLILADGGIPAELSVFATIFASAVGCLLMALWADEPIILTPGMGINAFFTYTVVTNMGFRWQEALAISLISALIFFALAVTRAGRVLADAVPKSLKYAVTAGIGLFLVEIGLEKAELIRAGENSILALGDLQNPSAQLALLGLVLSLLFYQQRVKGGFFIAILIVTVIANVFDLVHANTIEIDMTRLGEYGALLFVEDFSAVLTISFWLAVFSMTMILVFESIGLLEGLLPDTEKFRNAFRASSLTAVFSSVLGTSPTVAAAESAAGIVEGGRRGLTALVGGALFLLTLVFIPLLAYVPQAAVAPVIIITGALMMQQLENIHFQDFSEWFPAFLIIVLIPLTNSISTGLAFGFAAHPMMKVFTGRRRELGTLSYVLGVLFLLQLIFEAVQ, encoded by the coding sequence ATGAGTTCGGACAGCGTGCAGAGCAAACGCGTGGAAGTGATGGCAGGGCTGACATCATTCTTTGCCATCTCGTACATCATCATCGTCAACCCGCTGATTCTTGCAGACGGCGGAATCCCGGCGGAGCTGAGCGTGTTCGCGACGATATTCGCCTCGGCGGTCGGCTGTCTGCTGATGGCGCTCTGGGCGGATGAGCCGATCATCTTGACCCCCGGCATGGGGATCAATGCATTCTTCACATATACCGTCGTGACGAACATGGGGTTCCGTTGGCAGGAGGCACTTGCCATCTCTCTCATCTCGGCGCTCATCTTCTTCGCACTTGCGGTGACGCGCGCGGGCAGGGTTCTGGCAGATGCTGTGCCGAAATCACTGAAATACGCAGTGACAGCGGGCATCGGTTTGTTCCTCGTGGAGATTGGGTTGGAGAAGGCGGAGTTGATCCGCGCCGGCGAGAACTCGATCCTCGCGCTCGGCGATCTGCAAAATCCGTCTGCGCAGCTTGCACTCCTCGGTCTCGTGTTGAGTTTGCTGTTCTACCAGCAGCGGGTGAAGGGCGGTTTTTTCATCGCCATCCTCATTGTGACGGTCATCGCCAATGTGTTCGACCTCGTTCATGCGAATACGATTGAGATTGATATGACGCGGCTCGGCGAGTACGGCGCGCTGCTCTTTGTGGAGGACTTCTCCGCCGTGCTGACGATTTCGTTCTGGCTTGCGGTATTCTCGATGACGATGATCCTCGTCTTTGAGTCCATCGGATTGCTCGAAGGACTGCTGCCCGATACGGAGAAGTTCCGCAACGCGTTTCGCGCCTCGTCGCTGACAGCCGTGTTTTCCTCGGTGCTCGGGACGAGCCCGACGGTTGCTGCCGCGGAGAGTGCGGCGGGCATCGTAGAGGGAGGGCGGAGGGGACTGACGGCACTCGTCGGCGGCGCACTGTTCCTGCTCACGCTTGTATTCATCCCCCTGCTCGCCTACGTTCCGCAGGCGGCTGTTGCGCCGGTCATCATCATCACAGGGGCTCTGATGATGCAGCAGCTCGAAAACATCCACTTTCAGGATTTCTCAGAGTGGTTCCCTGCGTTCCTCATCATCGTGCTCATCCCGCTGACAAATAGCATCTCGACGGGGTTGGCGTTCGGTTTCGCCGCGCACCCGATGATGAAGGTGTTTACGGGGCGTCGGCGCGAGCTCGGCACGCTCTCCTACGTTCTTGGTGTACTGTTCCTCCTGCAGCTCATCTTTGAGGCGGTGCAGTGA
- a CDS encoding Crp/Fnr family transcriptional regulator has protein sequence MLLPSFPEIPPHLLRVARPLTFQPDEIIRCKGTHADTVYILLAGRVRIINEFSSGDRYVFAIADPPTFLGEYEALAGTLYYAATCEAETVCDLLAVSIDAFSAWLQRDAGAAFAVACMIARKSWPVSDEYGQIKYMTVQSCLFAYLRKKLPACDAAVRLPMRRQDIADAIGTSLKTVNRSVDRLRAEGLLSLDRGKLALTPEQCAKVRAMNDVV, from the coding sequence ATGCTGTTACCGTCGTTCCCCGAGATACCGCCACACCTGCTGCGCGTTGCGCGGCCCCTCACATTCCAGCCCGACGAGATCATCCGCTGCAAGGGGACGCATGCCGACACGGTTTACATCCTCCTTGCGGGGCGCGTGCGCATCATCAATGAGTTCTCAAGCGGCGATCGGTATGTGTTTGCCATCGCCGACCCGCCTACATTCCTCGGCGAGTACGAGGCTCTTGCAGGCACGCTGTACTATGCCGCGACGTGTGAGGCAGAGACGGTGTGCGATCTGCTTGCCGTCAGCATCGATGCGTTCAGTGCGTGGCTCCAGCGCGACGCCGGAGCAGCATTTGCCGTCGCCTGTATGATCGCGCGAAAATCTTGGCCTGTTTCGGATGAATACGGTCAGATCAAATACATGACGGTTCAATCGTGCCTCTTCGCCTACCTGCGAAAGAAACTGCCCGCATGCGATGCCGCCGTGCGGCTTCCCATGCGCCGACAGGACATTGCCGATGCCATCGGCACGAGTTTAAAGACAGTCAACCGCAGCGTTGACCGCCTCCGTGCAGAGGGGCTTCTCTCCCTCGACCGCGGCAAGCTCGCCCTCACACCTGAGCAATGCGCCAAGGTGCGGGCGATGAATGATGTTGTATAA